From Phyllopteryx taeniolatus isolate TA_2022b chromosome 18, UOR_Ptae_1.2, whole genome shotgun sequence, the proteins below share one genomic window:
- the fam228a gene encoding protein FAM228A isoform X3: MWSNSNDGFITYHVPFDNRLLVSQVAESKCPRPEVRLCAPVKNRNTSGCIKQNKRDDATAVQGPRLRRGSLSYASTRRIQVKMEAEIQEAKELIRPLLDTEKELENFLSRHDEAKAMKREVMRKVLHEEVWAPLQKKLDYHMAICNPAEIKTRQNFYERFLQHGNAKGYVFLDTCDLNEYNPYLLYGKKPHRCKVSWICFVMTWF, from the exons ATGTGGTCAAATAGCAATGATGGCTTCATCACCTATCATGTACCGTTTGATAACCGACTTCTGGTATCTCAG GTGGCAGAGTCCAAGTGCCCGCGTCCTGAGGTGAGACTGTGCGCGCCAGTGAAGAATAGGAACACGAGTGGGTGCATTAAACAGAATAAACGTGATGATGCCACGGCGGTGCAGGGACCCAGGCTGCGGAGAGGGTCTCTCTCTTATGCCTCCACCAGGCGAATCCAG GTAAAGATGGAAGCTGAAATTCAAGAGGCAAAAGAACTGATTCGACCTTTGCTGGACACAGAAAAG GAGTTGGAGAATTTTCTGAGCAGGCACGATGAAGCCAAGGCAATGAAGAGGGAGGTGATGCGCAAGGTTTTGCATGAGGAAGTGTGGGCCCCGCTCCAAAAGAAGCTCGACTACCACATGGCCATCTGCAACCCGGCTGAGATCAAGACACGCCAAAACTTTTATGAACGATTCCTCCAGCACGGAAACGCCAAG GGCTACGTGTTTTTAGATACGTGTGACCTGAATGAATACAATCCGTATCTCCTCTATGGCAAAAAGCCACACAGGTGCAAGGTGAGTTGGATTTGTTTTGTCATGACATGGTTTTGA
- the fam228a gene encoding protein FAM228A isoform X1 has translation MLLSASRMIRGELIASCASLKTNSFWHSKVVLLRKRHTDMWSNSNDGFITYHVPFDNRLLVSQVAESKCPRPEVRLCAPVKNRNTSGCIKQNKRDDATAVQGPRLRRGSLSYASTRRIQVKMEAEIQEAKELIRPLLDTEKELENFLSRHDEAKAMKREVMRKVLHEEVWAPLQKKLDYHMAICNPAEIKTRQNFYERFLQHGNAKGYVFLDTCDLNEYNPYLLYGKKPHRCKVSWICFVMTWF, from the exons ATGTTGTTGTCTGCTTCAAGAATGATTCGTGGTGAATTAATAGCATCTTGTGCTAGCCTAAAAACTAACAGCTTCTGGCATTCCAAAGTTGTCCTTTTGAGAAAAAGACATACAG acATGTGGTCAAATAGCAATGATGGCTTCATCACCTATCATGTACCGTTTGATAACCGACTTCTGGTATCTCAG GTGGCAGAGTCCAAGTGCCCGCGTCCTGAGGTGAGACTGTGCGCGCCAGTGAAGAATAGGAACACGAGTGGGTGCATTAAACAGAATAAACGTGATGATGCCACGGCGGTGCAGGGACCCAGGCTGCGGAGAGGGTCTCTCTCTTATGCCTCCACCAGGCGAATCCAG GTAAAGATGGAAGCTGAAATTCAAGAGGCAAAAGAACTGATTCGACCTTTGCTGGACACAGAAAAG GAGTTGGAGAATTTTCTGAGCAGGCACGATGAAGCCAAGGCAATGAAGAGGGAGGTGATGCGCAAGGTTTTGCATGAGGAAGTGTGGGCCCCGCTCCAAAAGAAGCTCGACTACCACATGGCCATCTGCAACCCGGCTGAGATCAAGACACGCCAAAACTTTTATGAACGATTCCTCCAGCACGGAAACGCCAAG GGCTACGTGTTTTTAGATACGTGTGACCTGAATGAATACAATCCGTATCTCCTCTATGGCAAAAAGCCACACAGGTGCAAGGTGAGTTGGATTTGTTTTGTCATGACATGGTTTTGA
- the fam228a gene encoding protein FAM228A isoform X2 has protein sequence MLLSASRMIRGELIASCASLKTNSFWHSKVVLLRKRHTDMWSNSNDGFITYHVPFDNRLLVSQVAESKCPRPEVRLCAPVKNRNTSGCIKQNKRDDATAVQGPRLRRGSLSYASTRRIQVKMEAEIQEAKELIRPLLDTEKELENFLSRHDEAKAMKREVMRKVLHEEVWAPLQKKLDYHMAICNPAEIKTRQNFYERFLQHGNAKGYVFLDTCDLNEYNPYLLYGKKPHRCKEGILPRMLST, from the exons ATGTTGTTGTCTGCTTCAAGAATGATTCGTGGTGAATTAATAGCATCTTGTGCTAGCCTAAAAACTAACAGCTTCTGGCATTCCAAAGTTGTCCTTTTGAGAAAAAGACATACAG acATGTGGTCAAATAGCAATGATGGCTTCATCACCTATCATGTACCGTTTGATAACCGACTTCTGGTATCTCAG GTGGCAGAGTCCAAGTGCCCGCGTCCTGAGGTGAGACTGTGCGCGCCAGTGAAGAATAGGAACACGAGTGGGTGCATTAAACAGAATAAACGTGATGATGCCACGGCGGTGCAGGGACCCAGGCTGCGGAGAGGGTCTCTCTCTTATGCCTCCACCAGGCGAATCCAG GTAAAGATGGAAGCTGAAATTCAAGAGGCAAAAGAACTGATTCGACCTTTGCTGGACACAGAAAAG GAGTTGGAGAATTTTCTGAGCAGGCACGATGAAGCCAAGGCAATGAAGAGGGAGGTGATGCGCAAGGTTTTGCATGAGGAAGTGTGGGCCCCGCTCCAAAAGAAGCTCGACTACCACATGGCCATCTGCAACCCGGCTGAGATCAAGACACGCCAAAACTTTTATGAACGATTCCTCCAGCACGGAAACGCCAAG GGCTACGTGTTTTTAGATACGTGTGACCTGAATGAATACAATCCGTATCTCCTCTATGGCAAAAAGCCACACAGGTGCAAG gaagGTATTCTTCCGAGGATGCTTTCCACCTAA